The proteins below are encoded in one region of Reichenbachiella sp. 5M10:
- a CDS encoding HEAT repeat domain-containing protein, which yields MLQKGNLHNDSDLSILLLIGVGASFLALLLIQLTSLKHKTLNELKWSNQYLRYQNRFFKLIRNKYYRNLFAYILLSQLVLFTFGAWFLHTLLEHGRLQSSPLLGMGVFILVAAFFTCLAVSQVYSQRVRTYGISKILSLIPWIVVLSTLICIGIGVFYSFAGQDNSSIRYYIVCNIFTIIVLAFILGFQNTSMDAYFSPLDKRQKNSIENIVIGYGLFIAVAITSGVVYLSTTNIQLHQMLPAHGTTPIALGTTIVLCSVAWFIVYKRMHRNYTALLEKNLDRQRNLIKHDQAFTESLSTILSSKVLTSDFPHVITQLKILKIIDPLAYRESLTLLVDHNHEGVQEYVVKEVQNLHLIAALPKLNLVQESRYFPILKTQKLIVRAAKTLSQSKTISNNTKYVTQLTSSKLANERLYGALLSPNISVSKRGKILANLYSDSLPDIIFNAILGAKDLAETETLNQVINRIAQPEHANAVISALATDNNKIVDLLETAFELNRKNEQVQQRILLAYGKIGNEYAVSKLLDYLQYPNHNVVSVALDALSKCGFTVQDSKMSLRVRTEISDVCEATVWNMSALSDAKIHHCSSELIRALEIEIENKYETLFRLLSLLHDPKSVESVKNNINSSNIDESELASQLLDLFINEELKTYLIPILQATTYQEKIHDLRGFFPCQKFNKKELLTNIIFRDYKWINGWTKTRALLDLGVFTDDKTAEILSAQLVNKHPILREAAAYSLFQNHTALFEELKTRYNQNDRFYYVYETLVEIENKNTSSQSAILRKEIAEFLTKVTEFKDLSGVTIANLTKMITVQHLQKGDEISSPSIQSMDYYFVYAGSVNVTSGEHKDVMTVYDMIHPLNIMNNSHALSITPNTSSIVLTISKTAFSEALYMDESIPKSILKNTKYEHIGVTIDPLVFDLS from the coding sequence ATGTTGCAAAAAGGAAACCTCCACAACGATAGCGACTTGTCCATACTCCTTCTCATCGGAGTTGGTGCGTCATTTTTGGCACTACTGCTGATACAACTGACCTCACTCAAACATAAGACACTCAATGAGCTGAAATGGAGCAACCAGTACTTGCGCTATCAAAACCGCTTCTTCAAATTGATTCGCAACAAGTACTACCGCAACCTATTTGCTTACATACTGCTCAGTCAGCTTGTCCTATTCACATTTGGCGCATGGTTTCTCCACACCCTCTTGGAGCATGGCAGACTCCAATCCAGCCCGCTACTCGGCATGGGTGTATTTATACTGGTTGCTGCATTCTTTACTTGTCTGGCTGTATCCCAAGTATACTCCCAGCGAGTGAGGACATACGGAATCTCAAAAATCCTGTCGCTAATCCCCTGGATAGTCGTACTAAGCACACTGATCTGTATCGGCATAGGTGTTTTTTACTCCTTTGCGGGTCAAGACAACTCTAGTATCAGATACTATATTGTTTGCAACATTTTCACTATTATCGTTTTGGCGTTTATTCTTGGGTTTCAAAACACGAGTATGGATGCTTATTTCAGTCCGCTTGACAAACGGCAAAAAAACAGCATTGAAAACATCGTCATAGGCTACGGTCTGTTCATTGCTGTAGCGATCACTTCAGGGGTTGTATACTTATCTACCACAAACATCCAACTGCATCAGATGCTCCCAGCACATGGCACCACGCCTATTGCGCTAGGTACTACGATTGTCTTATGTAGTGTAGCGTGGTTCATTGTTTACAAACGAATGCACCGAAATTACACCGCTCTGTTGGAAAAGAACTTGGACAGGCAACGAAATTTAATCAAACATGACCAGGCTTTTACAGAGAGCCTGTCGACCATACTCTCCTCCAAAGTACTAACTTCGGACTTCCCCCACGTAATCACCCAACTTAAGATCCTAAAAATAATCGATCCCTTAGCCTACCGAGAGAGTTTGACCTTGTTGGTGGATCACAACCACGAGGGAGTGCAAGAATACGTAGTAAAAGAAGTACAAAACCTACACCTCATTGCTGCCCTGCCCAAACTCAATCTCGTACAAGAGAGCCGGTATTTTCCGATACTCAAAACACAAAAGCTGATTGTAAGAGCGGCAAAGACACTTTCACAAAGCAAGACTATCTCCAACAACACCAAATATGTAACCCAACTTACTTCAAGTAAACTAGCCAACGAACGCCTGTATGGAGCCTTGCTATCTCCAAATATTTCTGTCTCAAAAAGGGGAAAAATACTCGCCAACCTATACAGTGATAGTCTGCCAGATATAATTTTCAATGCCATTTTGGGAGCGAAAGATCTTGCTGAAACCGAAACCCTCAATCAGGTCATCAATCGCATCGCTCAACCCGAACATGCCAATGCCGTCATCTCAGCCCTAGCGACTGACAACAACAAAATTGTGGACCTTCTAGAGACTGCATTTGAACTCAATCGAAAAAACGAACAAGTGCAGCAGCGCATACTGTTGGCTTATGGAAAAATAGGGAATGAATATGCTGTAAGTAAGCTCCTCGATTACCTACAGTATCCCAATCACAATGTGGTCTCCGTCGCACTAGATGCTTTGAGCAAATGTGGGTTCACTGTACAAGATTCCAAAATGTCGCTACGCGTTAGAACAGAAATTTCGGATGTCTGTGAAGCTACTGTTTGGAACATGTCTGCCCTATCAGATGCCAAAATTCATCACTGTTCATCCGAGTTGATCCGTGCTTTAGAAATCGAAATTGAAAACAAATACGAGACCCTCTTCAGATTGCTATCTCTACTGCATGATCCCAAATCCGTAGAATCCGTAAAGAACAACATCAACAGCAGCAACATCGATGAATCTGAACTAGCTTCGCAACTGTTGGACCTATTTATCAACGAGGAGCTCAAAACATACCTCATACCTATACTGCAAGCGACCACCTATCAAGAAAAGATCCACGATCTTAGAGGTTTTTTCCCTTGTCAGAAATTCAACAAAAAAGAACTCCTGACCAACATCATTTTTAGAGATTATAAATGGATCAATGGCTGGACAAAAACTAGAGCGCTGTTGGATCTAGGGGTATTTACAGATGACAAAACAGCCGAAATCCTATCTGCTCAACTGGTCAACAAACACCCGATACTTCGAGAAGCCGCTGCTTATTCTCTCTTTCAAAACCACACAGCACTCTTTGAAGAACTCAAAACCAGGTACAACCAAAATGATCGCTTTTATTATGTCTATGAAACCCTCGTAGAGATCGAAAACAAAAACACTTCCAGCCAATCAGCCATTTTAAGAAAAGAAATTGCAGAGTTTTTGACCAAAGTCACTGAATTCAAAGACTTGTCTGGTGTCACGATTGCCAACTTGACCAAGATGATCACTGTCCAACACTTACAAAAAGGAGATGAGATCAGTTCGCCATCGATCCAGTCCATGGACTACTACTTTGTCTATGCGGGAAGTGTAAACGTAACCTCAGGAGAGCACAAGGATGTCATGACGGTCTACGACATGATACATCCCCTAAATATCATGAACAATTCTCACGCATTGAGTATTACACCCAACACTTCATCGATTGTACTCACGATTTCTAAAACGGCATTTAGCGAAGCACTGTACATGGACGAGTCCATCCCCAAATCAATCTTGAAAAACACTAAATATGAACACATAGGAGTCACAATCGACCCTCTCGTGTTCGACCTAAGTTAA
- a CDS encoding glycosyl hydrolase family 18 protein, with translation MFVACTAQAQNDPLKSFFSERVKEYRETDTIPTVQREEGDLDPQLSEEELDSAILSADAIGGGEQNAIDTTSFLQRANAVKKRKPSKRYKKESQWDTYYGITEAESYKKEHLLKDEFKVFGWHPYWMGSAYKEYNFSLLSTIAYFSYELNPETGGYHTVHDWKTTSLIDSAKAHDTRVLLSVTNFGASNNRKFLSSPNAQDRLINELISLLSERGAHGVNIDFENIPSNQRENFTSFLIQLSNKLKLANKDYRVTLAVPPIDHAHVYEFAHINGYIDLFIIMGYEFYGITSSEAGPVSPIGSGNYWWDYNLQSALDEYSAEGIPFGKTLMGLPYYGAEWKTHSLKFPSKVKQFMKYPMYRDVKRKYGDLPCCEDEGSKSKYYVYRDADNDYRQLWYEDSLSLSKKYDWIIEKGLGGVGIWALGYDNGHDELWRLLAAKFAHTGLEEKTARMGNFFSRYSPRRIMMMLMRIIKDPTYLARNPRPLLSIFGAISGVSLLGFFFIYRYGYRISRSFNVAIKGTIVLLVLVLIGLIFLAMKFSVAGQLLYMTIGFVLGGVIIMLISRRFLREVELP, from the coding sequence TTGTTTGTAGCATGTACTGCTCAAGCTCAAAATGATCCTCTCAAGTCTTTTTTTAGCGAAAGAGTCAAGGAGTATAGAGAGACAGATACCATTCCGACGGTTCAGAGGGAAGAGGGAGACTTGGATCCGCAGTTGTCAGAAGAAGAGCTGGATTCTGCGATTCTCTCGGCAGATGCCATTGGTGGAGGTGAGCAAAATGCCATCGACACGACCTCTTTCTTGCAGCGAGCCAATGCTGTCAAAAAAAGAAAGCCTAGCAAACGGTACAAAAAAGAGTCTCAATGGGATACATATTATGGGATCACAGAGGCGGAGAGTTACAAAAAAGAACATCTGCTTAAGGATGAATTCAAAGTGTTTGGATGGCATCCCTATTGGATGGGATCTGCATACAAGGAGTACAACTTCTCATTGCTCTCGACCATCGCCTACTTTTCTTATGAACTGAACCCGGAAACGGGAGGGTATCATACGGTGCATGATTGGAAAACGACAAGTTTGATTGACTCTGCCAAAGCACATGATACGAGGGTGCTGTTGAGTGTAACCAATTTTGGAGCATCCAATAATAGGAAATTTCTTTCCTCACCCAATGCTCAGGATCGTCTCATCAATGAATTGATATCCTTGCTGAGTGAGAGAGGAGCTCATGGTGTCAATATTGATTTTGAAAATATCCCCTCCAATCAGAGAGAGAACTTTACTTCCTTTCTTATCCAGTTGTCCAATAAATTGAAGCTAGCGAATAAGGACTATCGAGTCACTTTGGCCGTGCCACCTATTGATCATGCTCATGTGTATGAATTTGCGCATATCAATGGCTACATAGACCTATTTATCATCATGGGGTACGAGTTTTATGGTATCACTAGCAGTGAGGCGGGCCCTGTTTCTCCCATTGGTAGTGGCAACTATTGGTGGGATTATAACCTACAGAGTGCTCTGGATGAATACAGTGCTGAGGGTATCCCATTTGGCAAAACGCTCATGGGGTTGCCGTATTATGGAGCCGAGTGGAAGACGCACAGTTTAAAGTTTCCTTCCAAGGTGAAGCAGTTTATGAAGTATCCCATGTATCGGGATGTGAAAAGAAAATATGGAGATCTGCCGTGCTGCGAAGATGAGGGTAGCAAGAGTAAGTATTATGTCTATAGGGATGCGGACAATGACTATCGTCAATTATGGTATGAAGACAGTTTGTCCCTGAGTAAAAAATATGATTGGATCATCGAAAAGGGACTTGGGGGAGTCGGTATATGGGCTCTTGGCTATGACAATGGTCACGACGAGCTCTGGAGATTGTTAGCAGCCAAATTTGCTCATACTGGTTTGGAAGAAAAAACGGCTCGAATGGGGAACTTTTTTAGTCGCTATTCTCCGAGAAGGATCATGATGATGTTGATGCGAATCATCAAGGACCCCACGTATCTGGCGAGAAACCCGAGACCATTGCTGTCTATTTTTGGAGCTATATCGGGAGTGAGTCTTCTAGGTTTTTTCTTTATCTACCGATACGGGTATAGAATATCTCGTTCTTTCAATGTGGCCATCAAAGGCACCATTGTACTCCTCGTCTTGGTTTTGATAGGGTTGATTTTTTTGGCAATGAAATTTTCGGTGGCTGGACAGCTACTCTATATGACCATAGGTTTTGTGCTTGGAGGAGTGATCATTATGCTCATAAGTAGAAGGTTCTTAAGAGAAGTAGAATTACCATAA
- a CDS encoding DUF4255 domain-containing protein, which yields MIGSALNTVADTINEYLSNRYSISEDKVVVSNLVDSEGNVAVTEPNKLVLSLVNLQPEKIAQRGQVSNKGVLNVNLYVLFSSTFSDLNYAEGLDYIAGVMSFFHANNVLNHSNAPNLDSGLEKLTFDIFAQDLQDASNLWGALGAKYMPSVIYKMRMVTLKEGDFGLSAPLTGLTTRF from the coding sequence ATGATAGGATCAGCATTAAATACTGTAGCAGATACAATCAATGAGTACTTGAGCAACAGGTACTCAATCAGTGAGGATAAAGTCGTTGTGTCCAATTTGGTCGATTCGGAAGGGAATGTCGCAGTGACCGAACCCAATAAACTGGTATTGAGTCTTGTCAATCTGCAACCGGAAAAAATTGCTCAAAGAGGCCAAGTGTCGAACAAGGGTGTTTTGAATGTCAATCTGTATGTCTTGTTTTCGTCTACATTTTCAGATTTGAATTATGCAGAAGGTTTGGATTATATCGCTGGAGTCATGTCATTCTTTCATGCCAACAATGTATTGAATCATTCGAATGCACCGAATCTAGACAGTGGGTTGGAAAAACTGACCTTTGACATTTTTGCTCAGGACTTGCAAGATGCAAGCAACTTGTGGGGAGCCTTGGGAGCGAAATACATGCCGTCTGTGATCTACAAAATGAGGATGGTTACACTCAAAGAAGGAGACTTTGGTTTGAGTGCTCCATTGACAGGACTTACTACGCGATTCTGA
- a CDS encoding phage tail sheath C-terminal domain-containing protein: protein MALNLATPGVYIEELNAFPNSVAGIPTSVPAFVGYTEKTKRDGKSLVNQPVRINSLSDYIKHFGTGAKSTFSIQEAQGSDEAVVEVSGRGYKLVPDSATRFILFDSIRLFFANGGSTCWVVSVGGYTTSTVAPAPAKSKEGKEGKEPAAATEVAKPNTISKKMLLEGVEALVAESEPSMLLVPEAVMLSEGDCSAVQQDMLTHCGFKMRDRFALLDVHNGTKPRSYDANDVIAKFREGIGLNQLSFGAAYYPWVHSTVVDSEEIDVSNITNLDVLESVLGAEADVLADSPKKAEEVKAELKKVSQGTMNTEQATQMLGVISPSFKKFQAAIRTYLNILPPAAGMAGVYCMVDNERGIWKAPANVSINSVVAPTVRLTNEDQEDLNVTVSGKSINAIRAFVGDGTTVWGARTLNGNSQDWKYINVRRTVTFIEESIKYAAKKYVYEPNTANTWVQIRSMISSFLSNIWRQGGLVGLTSDQAFEVQVGMGSTMTPNDVLDGVMNITVKVAVSRPAEFIVITFQQKMQES, encoded by the coding sequence ATGGCATTAAATTTAGCTACTCCTGGTGTTTACATTGAAGAGTTAAACGCCTTTCCGAATTCTGTAGCAGGAATTCCGACTTCTGTACCAGCTTTTGTAGGCTATACGGAAAAAACAAAAAGAGACGGGAAGTCTCTTGTGAATCAACCAGTAAGGATCAACTCCCTGTCTGATTACATCAAACATTTTGGTACAGGTGCCAAGTCTACTTTCAGTATTCAAGAAGCGCAAGGTTCGGATGAAGCTGTAGTGGAGGTATCTGGTAGAGGGTACAAATTGGTGCCAGATTCGGCTACCCGATTTATTCTCTTTGATAGTATTCGACTTTTCTTTGCAAATGGGGGAAGTACGTGTTGGGTAGTGAGTGTTGGTGGGTATACCACGAGTACTGTAGCTCCTGCACCAGCGAAAAGTAAAGAGGGCAAAGAGGGGAAAGAACCTGCTGCCGCAACGGAAGTTGCTAAACCCAATACTATTTCTAAAAAAATGCTTTTGGAAGGAGTGGAGGCATTGGTCGCAGAATCAGAGCCGTCCATGCTGTTGGTCCCAGAAGCAGTGATGCTCTCTGAGGGGGATTGTTCGGCAGTGCAACAAGATATGTTGACGCATTGTGGGTTCAAGATGCGAGATAGATTTGCCTTATTGGATGTCCATAATGGTACCAAGCCAAGATCATATGATGCAAATGATGTGATTGCTAAATTCAGAGAAGGTATAGGTCTCAATCAACTTTCTTTTGGGGCGGCATATTATCCATGGGTACACAGTACAGTTGTGGATTCAGAAGAGATTGATGTGAGCAATATCACCAATCTAGATGTATTGGAATCTGTGTTAGGAGCTGAGGCGGATGTTTTGGCGGACTCACCCAAAAAGGCAGAAGAGGTCAAGGCTGAGTTGAAGAAAGTATCTCAAGGAACCATGAACACGGAGCAAGCTACGCAAATGCTAGGTGTTATAAGTCCTTCATTCAAGAAGTTTCAGGCCGCTATAAGAACCTACTTGAATATACTTCCACCAGCTGCAGGTATGGCAGGTGTCTACTGTATGGTGGACAATGAAAGAGGGATCTGGAAGGCTCCAGCCAATGTAAGCATCAATTCGGTTGTTGCTCCGACTGTGAGGCTGACCAATGAGGACCAAGAAGATTTGAACGTGACGGTATCTGGAAAATCTATCAATGCGATCAGAGCATTTGTAGGTGATGGAACCACCGTTTGGGGTGCTAGAACGTTGAATGGCAACAGTCAAGATTGGAAATACATCAACGTACGTCGAACGGTTACTTTTATAGAGGAGTCGATCAAGTACGCCGCGAAGAAGTATGTGTATGAACCCAATACAGCGAATACATGGGTGCAAATTCGAAGCATGATAAGTTCTTTTCTGAGCAATATTTGGAGACAAGGAGGCTTAGTAGGATTGACTTCAGATCAAGCTTTTGAGGTGCAAGTAGGCATGGGCTCTACCATGACGCCAAATGATGTATTGGATGGTGTCATGAATATCACTGTCAAAGTAGCAGTGTCTAGACCCGCCGAATTCATTGTGATTACATTCCAGCAAAAAATGCAGGAATCTTAA
- a CDS encoding phage tail protein, translating into MAEELWPIPKFHFEVTWGDIDLGFQEVTGLEMETQFIEYRAGNDPELITQKLPGLKKHGNITLKKGVFENDTTFYDWFADVQTNTERREDITISLLNEEHEPVMTWTVRNAFPVKISGPDLKADANEVALETIELAHEGIEQSAG; encoded by the coding sequence ATGGCAGAAGAACTATGGCCGATTCCTAAGTTTCATTTTGAAGTGACTTGGGGAGATATAGATTTAGGATTCCAGGAAGTGACTGGATTGGAAATGGAAACACAGTTTATTGAGTACAGAGCAGGAAATGATCCTGAGCTGATTACTCAGAAGCTACCAGGATTGAAAAAACACGGAAACATTACTTTGAAGAAAGGTGTGTTTGAAAACGATACCACATTCTACGATTGGTTTGCAGATGTACAGACCAATACGGAAAGAAGAGAGGATATCACTATTTCTTTGCTCAATGAAGAGCATGAACCCGTGATGACTTGGACGGTGAGGAATGCTTTCCCGGTGAAGATTTCTGGTCCAGACCTTAAAGCTGATGCCAATGAGGTCGCGTTAGAAACGATCGAACTGGCCCACGAAGGCATAGAGCAGTCTGCGGGGTAA
- a CDS encoding phage tail protein, which yields MEKRQIAGIDEYPLTGYRFQLTLAGLTSVVQQAAGAGDASFQEISGISTQMTVEEYKEGGENRFTHHLPLHVKHSNLILKRGIVGKASELTNWCNTTLNSGLAMPIELKQVFVQLMDETNKPVLGWTFLNAYPVKIEYSALDAQKGDIFIQTVEICHQGVMEMVF from the coding sequence ATGGAAAAGCGACAGATAGCAGGAATTGATGAGTATCCCTTGACGGGATACCGGTTTCAGCTGACGCTTGCTGGACTTACGTCAGTAGTCCAGCAAGCTGCTGGAGCTGGAGATGCTAGTTTTCAGGAGATTTCTGGGATTAGTACGCAGATGACAGTAGAAGAGTACAAGGAAGGTGGGGAAAATAGATTTACCCACCATTTACCTCTTCATGTCAAACATTCGAATTTGATATTGAAACGAGGGATCGTTGGAAAAGCCAGTGAACTCACCAATTGGTGCAATACCACTTTGAACTCGGGGCTAGCCATGCCTATTGAGCTCAAGCAAGTCTTTGTACAGTTGATGGATGAGACGAATAAACCCGTGCTGGGTTGGACTTTTTTGAATGCATATCCTGTGAAGATAGAGTACTCTGCATTGGATGCTCAGAAAGGAGATATATTCATTCAGACCGTAGAGATTTGTCATCAAGGGGTTATGGAAATGGTGTTTTAA
- a CDS encoding DUF5908 family protein, which yields MSIEIKELKIKMTVSQHKQVNVTGGTGMSKGEEERLIRKIASQVIDHVNRKSER from the coding sequence ATGTCAATAGAAATTAAAGAACTCAAGATAAAAATGACTGTATCTCAACATAAACAAGTCAATGTAACAGGAGGGACAGGAATGAGCAAGGGAGAGGAAGAGCGCCTGATAAGGAAAATTGCAAGTCAGGTGATTGATCATGTCAATAGAAAATCAGAACGATAG
- a CDS encoding peptidoglycan-binding protein, with amino-acid sequence MNISNPIDQVMTKLVFVNQTKNTEYKVKINPSSIKQTKRIEYADGLPPGVDGGVMKYNRTLPSTITFEIVLDGTGATGLAHMVNDVKKELDKLESVVYSFDGETHEAPQIKIFWGDTKFYGRVTDLDYTHTLFKPGGKPLRTKVSISVVSSQSEMEMAKSMKRSSPDLSHLVVVKNGDTLPMMCQRIYNDSKYYLQVAKINKLMSFRSLEPGMQLLFPPLKK; translated from the coding sequence ATGAATATATCTAACCCCATTGACCAGGTGATGACCAAACTGGTGTTTGTCAATCAAACAAAAAACACAGAATACAAAGTTAAGATAAACCCCTCATCCATCAAGCAGACCAAAAGGATAGAGTATGCCGATGGTTTGCCTCCAGGAGTAGATGGAGGGGTAATGAAATACAATAGGACGCTACCATCTACGATTACTTTTGAGATTGTTTTGGATGGGACGGGTGCTACTGGGTTGGCTCATATGGTTAATGACGTCAAGAAGGAGTTGGATAAGCTCGAAAGTGTGGTTTACTCTTTTGATGGAGAAACACACGAAGCTCCACAAATCAAGATTTTTTGGGGGGATACTAAATTTTATGGACGTGTGACGGATCTAGACTATACACACACGCTCTTCAAACCAGGAGGAAAACCATTGAGAACGAAGGTGTCTATCTCTGTGGTAAGTAGCCAAAGCGAGATGGAGATGGCCAAGAGTATGAAGAGGAGTTCGCCGGATCTCAGCCATTTGGTAGTTGTGAAAAATGGAGATACGCTACCGATGATGTGTCAAAGGATATACAACGATAGCAAGTACTATTTGCAAGTAGCCAAAATTAACAAGTTAATGAGTTTCCGAAGTCTCGAACCCGGTATGCAACTCCTATTTCCACCATTGAAGAAATGA
- the vgrG gene encoding type VI secretion system tip protein VgrG produces the protein MKKGNDNGGSVVTYQILSGGTPIEGSFFVNKLRVSKEVNRVAYARIEFFDGGLGEEDEFRIAESGNFELGKEVEIKVGYSSSEETIFKGIVIRNAISVNEVEGFKLVVECKDKAVKMTVGRKNAIYTERKDSDIIEELIGASGCSATVTTTSTDHAEMIQHYISDWDFVMLRAEANGFIVVNSDNTIIVEKPTSSQPDIEARFDGTVLGVDAVVDAQHQLSNVEATAWDRSNQQLIVSSVNAPNAEKQGNMRSKKLSEVLGVNPYILQTGGNVAMADLKSWGESKLIKSELAKIKGTVTVRGTSRAEINTWFKLEGMSKTFDGNAYVSGVHHIIENGNWVTDLQIGLREGWYVEETPEVSAAPASGLASPIHGLQIGVVKKIDEDPSGDYRVQVVIPTLQTDNVPVWARISNLYSTAESGFFFMPEIEDEVVLGFFNDDPNYPVILGSMYNKNSVPAYIANAENDTKSIKTKSQLEIQFNETDKIITISTPEGQKVILDDTDKSLTLVDEANSNKVYMNADGVLVDSAKDIVLNAQGNITMSAQGNVEMTATGDLTGEGMNVTLTGQTKFAAEGAQAEIKGSGMTVIKGGIVQIN, from the coding sequence ATGAAGAAAGGAAACGATAATGGGGGATCAGTAGTGACCTACCAAATCCTGTCTGGAGGGACACCAATAGAAGGTAGTTTTTTTGTCAATAAACTTCGTGTATCCAAGGAGGTCAATCGTGTCGCCTATGCTCGGATTGAGTTTTTTGATGGTGGGCTGGGCGAAGAAGATGAATTTCGTATAGCAGAATCAGGAAATTTTGAATTGGGCAAAGAGGTCGAGATAAAGGTCGGGTATAGTTCTAGTGAAGAAACCATCTTTAAAGGAATAGTCATTCGGAATGCCATCAGTGTCAATGAGGTAGAGGGGTTTAAGCTTGTCGTGGAATGCAAAGACAAGGCCGTAAAGATGACGGTTGGGCGAAAAAATGCTATATATACGGAAAGAAAGGATAGCGATATTATAGAGGAATTGATTGGTGCGTCTGGTTGTTCGGCTACTGTGACGACTACTAGTACAGACCATGCCGAGATGATTCAACATTACATCTCAGATTGGGATTTTGTAATGCTGAGAGCAGAGGCCAATGGCTTTATTGTGGTCAATTCGGACAATACCATCATAGTAGAAAAACCAACGAGCTCTCAACCTGATATTGAAGCTCGATTTGACGGCACAGTACTAGGAGTAGATGCTGTAGTGGATGCACAGCATCAGCTGAGCAATGTAGAGGCGACGGCATGGGATAGAAGTAATCAACAGCTCATTGTTTCATCGGTGAACGCCCCAAATGCAGAAAAGCAGGGAAACATGCGTTCCAAGAAATTGTCCGAAGTATTGGGGGTGAACCCTTATATATTACAGACAGGAGGGAATGTAGCCATGGCAGATTTGAAGTCTTGGGGAGAGTCCAAATTGATTAAATCTGAATTGGCCAAAATAAAAGGGACTGTCACGGTTCGTGGTACGTCTCGTGCTGAAATAAATACATGGTTCAAGCTAGAGGGTATGAGCAAGACCTTCGATGGCAATGCATATGTCTCTGGTGTTCATCACATCATTGAGAATGGAAATTGGGTAACAGATTTGCAGATTGGACTGAGAGAAGGCTGGTATGTAGAAGAAACCCCCGAGGTCAGTGCGGCTCCTGCTTCTGGTCTCGCTTCGCCTATTCACGGTTTGCAGATTGGTGTCGTCAAAAAGATAGACGAAGACCCGAGCGGCGACTATCGGGTGCAGGTTGTGATTCCTACTTTGCAGACTGACAATGTTCCAGTTTGGGCGAGGATTTCAAACTTATACAGTACAGCTGAGTCTGGTTTCTTTTTTATGCCAGAGATCGAAGATGAAGTGGTATTGGGCTTTTTTAATGACGATCCCAATTATCCTGTGATCCTGGGCTCCATGTATAATAAGAATTCTGTCCCAGCTTATATAGCCAATGCCGAGAATGACACCAAGTCCATCAAGACGAAAAGTCAATTGGAGATTCAATTTAACGAAACAGATAAAATCATTACAATTAGTACCCCAGAGGGGCAGAAGGTGATATTGGATGATACAGATAAATCACTGACGCTGGTTGACGAAGCGAATTCGAATAAAGTCTATATGAATGCTGATGGTGTATTGGTGGACTCGGCTAAGGATATCGTGCTCAATGCACAAGGAAATATCACCATGTCAGCACAAGGCAATGTCGAAATGACTGCTACGGGTGACTTGACAGGTGAGGGGATGAATGTGACACTTACAGGGCAAACCAAGTTTGCAGCCGAAGGTGCTCAAGCAGAAATCAAGGGGTCTGGAATGACAGTAATCAAAGGAGGAATTGTACAAATAAACTAG
- a CDS encoding PAAR domain-containing protein encodes MGLPASVMGDNHVCPMASGPVPHVGGPIVGPCSPTVLIGGMPAAVVGDMAVCTGPPDTIAMGSTTVLIGGKPAARIGDTCAHGGAIVGPGVATVMIG; translated from the coding sequence ATGGGATTACCAGCATCAGTAATGGGAGACAACCATGTTTGTCCAATGGCCTCAGGCCCAGTGCCTCATGTAGGAGGTCCTATAGTAGGGCCTTGTAGCCCTACTGTATTGATAGGAGGGATGCCCGCGGCAGTGGTGGGAGATATGGCAGTATGTACTGGTCCTCCCGATACGATTGCTATGGGGTCTACTACAGTATTGATCGGGGGCAAACCTGCTGCTCGTATTGGAGATACTTGTGCCCATGGCGGTGCTATTGTCGGCCCGGGTGTGGCGACAGTCATGATTGGTTAA